In Pseudomonas sp. GCEP-101, one DNA window encodes the following:
- a CDS encoding NUDIX hydrolase — protein sequence MQHEDDFTGAKLALFHAGQLVVYKRDDKPGIPYPGCWDFPGGGREGRETPAQCALRELEEEFALRLDEPRIEWQRRYPATHGPAPWAWFLVARLEQAEFEAIRFGDEGQYWRLMRVSEYLAHDQAVDYLQERLRHFLAGRLDIA from the coding sequence ATGCAGCACGAAGACGACTTCACCGGCGCCAAGCTCGCGCTGTTCCACGCCGGCCAACTGGTGGTCTACAAGCGCGACGACAAGCCCGGCATCCCCTACCCCGGCTGCTGGGATTTCCCCGGCGGCGGCCGCGAGGGCCGCGAAACCCCGGCGCAATGCGCGCTGCGCGAGCTGGAGGAAGAGTTCGCCCTGCGCCTGGACGAGCCACGCATCGAATGGCAGCGCCGCTACCCCGCCACCCACGGCCCGGCGCCCTGGGCGTGGTTCCTGGTGGCGCGGCTGGAGCAGGCCGAGTTCGAGGCCATCCGTTTCGGCGACGAAGGCCAGTACTGGCGCCTGATGCGGGTTAGCGAATACCTCGCCCACGACCAGGCAGTGGATTACCTGCAGGAACGCCTGCGGCATTTCCTCGCAGGGCGGCTGGACATCGCCTGA
- the mtnA gene encoding S-methyl-5-thioribose-1-phosphate isomerase, whose translation MRERLLAAERVTAIDWRKGTLRLLDQRLLPLEETWLSYETAEGVADAIRQMVVRGAPAIGIAAAYGLVLGLRARVAAGGDWRAALEEDFTVLAESRPTAVNLFWALNRMRDRLERLKPGEDPLPLLEAEAVAIHESDREANLTMAQLGVDLIRKHHGGPQKILTHCNTGALATGGFGTALGVLRAAHLEGLIERVYADETRPWLQGARLTAWELANEGVPVTLNADAAAAHLMKTESITWVIVGADRITANGDVANKIGTYQLAVTAMHHGVRFMVVAPSSTIDMGLESGEDIPIEERDGRELLEIGGKRVAADVEAFNPVFDVTPADLIDAIVTERGVVERPDAERMAQLMSRKRLH comes from the coding sequence ATGCGTGAGCGACTGTTGGCGGCCGAACGGGTCACGGCCATTGATTGGCGCAAGGGCACACTCCGACTGCTGGACCAGCGCCTGCTGCCGCTGGAGGAAACCTGGCTGTCCTACGAGACGGCCGAGGGCGTCGCCGACGCCATCCGTCAGATGGTGGTGCGGGGCGCGCCGGCCATCGGCATCGCTGCCGCCTATGGCCTGGTGCTGGGCCTGCGCGCCCGTGTGGCCGCCGGCGGCGACTGGCGCGCGGCGCTGGAGGAGGACTTCACCGTCCTCGCCGAATCGCGTCCCACGGCGGTCAACCTGTTCTGGGCGCTGAACCGCATGCGCGACCGCCTGGAGCGCCTGAAGCCGGGCGAGGACCCGCTGCCGCTTTTGGAGGCCGAGGCCGTGGCGATCCACGAAAGCGACCGCGAGGCGAACCTGACCATGGCCCAGCTGGGCGTGGACCTGATCCGCAAGCACCACGGCGGCCCGCAGAAGATCCTCACCCACTGCAATACCGGCGCCCTGGCCACCGGCGGCTTCGGCACCGCGCTGGGCGTGCTGCGCGCAGCGCACCTGGAAGGGCTGATCGAGCGCGTCTACGCCGACGAGACCCGCCCCTGGCTGCAGGGCGCTCGCCTGACCGCCTGGGAGCTGGCCAACGAGGGTGTTCCGGTCACCCTGAATGCGGATGCGGCCGCCGCGCACCTGATGAAGACCGAAAGCATCACCTGGGTCATCGTCGGCGCCGACCGCATCACCGCCAATGGCGACGTCGCCAACAAGATCGGCACCTACCAGCTGGCCGTGACCGCCATGCACCATGGCGTGCGCTTCATGGTTGTGGCGCCCAGTTCGACCATCGACATGGGCCTGGAAAGCGGCGAGGACATCCCGATCGAGGAGCGCGACGGTCGCGAACTCCTGGAAATCGGCGGCAAACGTGTCGCGGCCGACGTCGAAGCCTTCAATCCGGTGTTCGACGTGACCCCGGCCGATCTGATCGACGCCATCGTGACCGAGCGCGGCGTGGTCGAGCGCCCGGACGCCGAGCGGATGGCCCAGCTGATGAGCCGCAAGCGCCTGCACTGA
- a CDS encoding GGDEF domain-containing protein: protein MVPPKQSNTIDFDAAKLQRATSQDLRKPSRRPLELLELRQQLNLQLQVSLEAERILAVFFREIQQLLPVEYLAYAHAGADLRLEFGDAARHSADYRLTHGSEYLGEISFRRARRFAEAELAQLESLMACLLYPLRNALLYRAAVQSALRDALTGTGNRIAMDQTLTREVEVARRHLLPLSILMLDLDHFKQINDEYGHSVGDDALRAVATALKNSLRNVDMVFRFGGEEFLVLLSNTPGVAAVQVGERLRAAVEELNLAVNGKRLPLSISLGCATLHGGESVDDLLRRADAALYEAKRDGRNRLACAS from the coding sequence ATGGTTCCTCCCAAGCAGTCCAACACCATCGATTTCGATGCCGCCAAGCTCCAGCGCGCCACCAGCCAGGACCTCCGCAAACCCTCGCGGCGTCCGCTGGAACTGCTGGAGCTGCGCCAGCAGTTGAACCTGCAATTGCAGGTGAGCCTGGAGGCGGAGCGCATCCTGGCGGTGTTCTTCCGCGAGATCCAGCAGTTGCTGCCCGTGGAGTACCTGGCCTATGCCCATGCCGGCGCCGACCTGCGCCTGGAGTTCGGCGACGCGGCGCGGCACAGTGCCGACTACCGCCTGACCCATGGCAGCGAATACCTGGGCGAGATCAGCTTCCGCCGCGCCCGGCGCTTCGCCGAGGCCGAGCTGGCGCAGCTGGAGTCGCTGATGGCCTGTCTGCTCTATCCGCTGCGCAACGCCCTGCTCTACCGCGCCGCCGTGCAGTCGGCGCTGCGCGACGCGTTGACCGGCACCGGCAACCGCATCGCCATGGACCAGACGCTGACCCGCGAGGTCGAGGTCGCGCGGCGCCATCTGCTGCCGCTGTCGATCCTCATGCTCGACCTGGACCACTTCAAGCAGATCAACGACGAGTACGGCCACAGTGTCGGCGACGATGCCCTGCGCGCCGTGGCCACGGCGCTGAAGAACAGCCTGCGCAACGTCGACATGGTATTCCGCTTCGGTGGCGAGGAATTCCTCGTGCTGCTCTCCAACACTCCCGGCGTTGCTGCCGTGCAGGTGGGCGAACGGCTGCGCGCTGCCGTGGAAGAGCTGAACCTGGCCGTCAACGGCAAGCGCTTGCCGCTGTCGATCAGCCTGGGCTGCGCCACGCTCCATGGCGGCGAGTCGGTGGACGACCTGCTGCGCCGCGCCGATGCCGCGCTGTATGAAGCCAAGCGCGACGGACGCAATCGGCTGGCCTGCGCCAGCTGA
- the ubiG gene encoding bifunctional 2-polyprenyl-6-hydroxyphenol methylase/3-demethylubiquinol 3-O-methyltransferase UbiG, producing MSNVDHAEIAKFEALAHRWWDRESEFKPLHDINPLRVNWIDERVSLAGKKVLDVGCGGGILSEAMAQRGATVTGIDMGEAPLAVAQLHQLESGVPVEYRRITAEELAEEMPGQFDVVTCLEMLEHVPDPASVIRACHKMVKPGGQVFFSTINRNPKAYLFAIVGAEYVMRLLPRGTHDFKKFIRPSELGAWSRDAGLAVKDIIGLTYNPLTKHYKLAGDVDVNYMIQTLREE from the coding sequence ATGAGCAACGTCGACCACGCCGAGATCGCCAAATTCGAGGCCCTCGCCCACCGCTGGTGGGACCGCGAAAGCGAGTTCAAGCCCCTGCACGACATCAACCCGCTGCGCGTCAACTGGATCGACGAGCGCGTCAGCCTCGCCGGCAAGAAAGTGCTGGACGTCGGCTGCGGCGGCGGCATCCTCAGCGAAGCCATGGCCCAGCGCGGCGCCACCGTCACCGGCATCGACATGGGCGAAGCGCCCCTGGCGGTCGCCCAGCTGCACCAGCTGGAATCCGGCGTGCCGGTGGAATACCGCCGCATCACCGCCGAAGAGCTGGCCGAGGAAATGCCCGGGCAGTTCGACGTGGTGACCTGCCTGGAGATGCTCGAACACGTGCCGGACCCGGCCTCGGTCATCCGCGCCTGCCACAAGATGGTCAAGCCCGGCGGCCAGGTGTTCTTCTCCACCATCAACCGCAACCCGAAGGCCTACCTGTTCGCCATCGTCGGCGCGGAATACGTGATGCGCCTGCTGCCCCGCGGCACCCACGACTTCAAGAAATTCATCCGCCCCTCCGAGCTGGGCGCCTGGTCGCGGGATGCGGGCCTGGCGGTCAAGGACATCATCGGCCTGACCTACAACCCCCTGACCAAGCACTACAAGCTGGCGGGCGATGTCGACGTCAACTACATGATCCAGACCCTGCGCGAGGAGTGA
- the mupP gene encoding N-acetylmuramic acid 6-phosphate phosphatase MupP: MSRMLRAVLFDMDGTLLDTAPDFIAVCQAMLKAHGRAPVADQRIQDVVSGGARAMVAAAFDMDPEAPGFEPLRQEFLDRYQAHCAVLTRPYEGMAELLDSIEQSRLIWGVVTNKPVRFAAPIMEQLGLAERSAVLVCPDHVKNSKPDPEMLLLACSQLKVDPSEVLFIGDDLRDIESGRAAGTKTAAVRYGYIHPDDNPAHWGADVIVDAPRDLLAVLDRALCSC; the protein is encoded by the coding sequence GTGAGTCGCATGCTCAGAGCGGTTCTCTTCGACATGGACGGCACGCTGCTGGACACCGCGCCGGACTTCATCGCCGTGTGCCAGGCGATGCTCAAGGCCCACGGCCGCGCGCCGGTGGCCGACCAGCGCATCCAGGACGTGGTTTCCGGTGGCGCCCGCGCCATGGTCGCCGCGGCCTTCGACATGGATCCGGAAGCCCCCGGCTTCGAGCCCCTGCGCCAGGAGTTCCTCGACCGCTACCAGGCGCATTGCGCCGTGCTCACCCGCCCGTATGAAGGCATGGCCGAGCTGCTGGACAGCATCGAGCAGTCGCGCCTGATCTGGGGGGTGGTGACCAACAAGCCGGTGCGCTTCGCCGCGCCGATCATGGAGCAACTGGGCCTGGCCGAGCGCTCAGCCGTGCTGGTCTGCCCGGACCACGTGAAGAACAGCAAGCCGGACCCGGAAATGCTCCTGCTGGCCTGCAGCCAGCTCAAGGTCGACCCGTCCGAGGTGCTGTTCATCGGCGACGACCTGCGCGATATCGAATCGGGCCGCGCCGCCGGGACCAAGACCGCCGCCGTGCGCTACGGCTACATCCACCCGGACGACAACCCCGCGCACTGGGGCGCCGACGTCATCGTCGACGCGCCCCGCGACCTGCTCGCCGTCCTCGATCGCGCCCTCTGCAGCTGCTGA
- the gyrA gene encoding DNA gyrase subunit A, giving the protein MGELAKEILPVNIEDELRQSYLDYAMSVIVGRALPDARDGLKPVHRRVLYAMSELGNDWNKPYKKSARVVGDVIGKYHPHGDTAVYDTIVRMAQPFSLRYMLVDGQGNFGSVDGDNAAAMRYTEVRMAKLAHELLADLDKETVDWVPNYDGTEQIPAVMPTKIPNLLVNGSSGIAVGMATNIPPHNLTEVIDGCLALMDNPELSIDELMNYIPGPDFPTAGIINGRAGIIEAYRTGRGRIYIRARATIEDMEKGGNRQQIIITELPYQLNKARLIEKIAELVKEKKIEGITELRDESDKDGMRVVIELRRGEVGEVVLNNLYAQTQLQSVFGINVVALVDGQPRTMNLKEMLEVFIRHRREVVTRRTVYELRKARERGHILEGQAVALSNIDPVIELIKTSPTPAEAKERLIATAWESSAVEAMVERAGADSCRPEDLDPQYGLREGKYYLSPEQAQAILELRLHRLTGLEHEKLLSEYQEILTLIGELIRILTSPERLMEVIREELEKVKAEFGDARRTEIVASQMDLTIADLITEEERVVTISHGGYAKSQPLAAYEAQRRGGKGKSASGVKDEDYIEHLLVANSHATLLLFSSKGKVYWLRTFEIPEASRTARGRPLVNLLPLDEGERITAMLQIDLEAVRAQFAGEEGDDDDVVAEQVAEVVEAEEGEEGDDADFSQDEPTGAYIFMATMKGTVKKTPLIQFTKPRSNGLIALKLEEGDSLIAAAITDGSKDVMMFSNAGKVIRFKESKVRIMGRNARGVRGMRLADDQRIISMLIPECREAQILTASERGYGKRTPLADYPRRGRGGQGVIAMVINERNGNLVGAVQVLDGEEIMLISDQGTLVRTRVDEVRGAGRNTQGVILIKLAADETVVGLERVQEPTVVEGEDDVIDGEIVDGEVSDENPEAGEAAAEEAPQASED; this is encoded by the coding sequence ATGGGCGAACTGGCCAAAGAAATCCTCCCGGTCAACATCGAAGACGAACTCCGACAGTCCTACCTCGATTACGCCATGAGCGTGATCGTCGGTCGTGCCCTGCCCGATGCGCGCGACGGCTTGAAGCCCGTGCACCGGCGCGTCCTGTACGCCATGAGCGAACTGGGCAACGACTGGAACAAGCCCTACAAGAAGTCCGCCCGTGTGGTCGGCGACGTGATCGGTAAGTACCACCCGCACGGCGACACCGCGGTATACGACACCATCGTCCGCATGGCCCAGCCCTTCTCGCTGCGCTACATGCTGGTCGACGGCCAGGGCAACTTCGGTTCGGTGGACGGCGACAACGCCGCGGCCATGCGATACACCGAAGTGCGAATGGCCAAGCTCGCCCATGAGCTGCTGGCGGACCTGGACAAGGAAACCGTCGACTGGGTGCCCAACTACGACGGCACCGAGCAGATCCCGGCGGTCATGCCGACCAAGATCCCGAACCTGCTGGTCAACGGTTCCAGCGGTATCGCCGTGGGCATGGCGACCAACATCCCGCCGCACAACCTCACCGAGGTGATCGACGGCTGCCTGGCGCTGATGGACAACCCCGAGCTGTCCATCGACGAGCTGATGAACTACATCCCCGGCCCCGACTTCCCGACGGCGGGCATCATCAACGGCCGTGCGGGCATCATCGAGGCCTATCGCACCGGCCGTGGCCGCATCTATATCCGTGCCCGCGCCACCATCGAGGACATGGAAAAGGGCGGCAACCGCCAGCAGATCATCATCACCGAGCTGCCCTACCAGCTGAACAAGGCCCGTCTGATCGAAAAGATCGCCGAGCTGGTGAAAGAGAAGAAGATCGAAGGCATCACCGAGCTGCGCGACGAGTCCGACAAGGACGGCATGCGCGTGGTCATCGAGCTGCGCCGCGGCGAAGTGGGCGAGGTCGTGCTGAATAACCTCTACGCCCAGACCCAGCTGCAGAGCGTCTTCGGCATCAACGTGGTGGCCCTGGTCGACGGCCAGCCGCGCACGATGAACCTCAAGGAAATGCTCGAGGTGTTCATCCGTCACCGCCGTGAAGTGGTGACCCGCCGGACCGTCTACGAACTGCGCAAGGCCCGCGAGCGCGGCCACATCCTTGAAGGCCAGGCCGTCGCGCTGTCGAACATCGACCCGGTGATCGAGCTGATCAAGACCTCGCCGACCCCGGCCGAAGCCAAGGAACGCCTGATCGCCACCGCCTGGGAATCCAGCGCCGTGGAGGCCATGGTGGAGCGCGCCGGTGCCGATTCCTGCCGTCCGGAAGACCTGGATCCGCAGTACGGCCTGCGCGAGGGCAAGTACTACCTGTCGCCGGAGCAGGCCCAGGCCATCCTGGAACTGCGCCTGCACCGCCTGACCGGCCTGGAGCACGAGAAGCTCCTGTCCGAATACCAGGAAATCCTCACCCTGATCGGCGAGCTGATCCGCATTCTGACCAGCCCCGAGCGCCTGATGGAAGTCATTCGCGAGGAGCTGGAGAAGGTCAAGGCCGAGTTCGGCGATGCCCGCCGCACCGAGATCGTCGCGTCGCAGATGGACCTGACCATCGCCGACCTGATCACCGAAGAAGAGCGCGTGGTGACCATCTCCCATGGCGGCTACGCCAAGTCCCAGCCGCTGGCTGCCTACGAGGCCCAGCGTCGCGGCGGCAAGGGCAAATCCGCCAGTGGCGTGAAGGACGAGGACTACATCGAACACCTGCTGGTCGCCAACAGCCACGCCACGCTGCTGCTGTTCTCCAGCAAGGGCAAGGTCTACTGGCTGCGCACCTTCGAGATCCCGGAAGCCTCCCGCACGGCCCGTGGCCGTCCGCTGGTGAACCTGCTGCCGCTGGACGAAGGCGAGCGCATCACCGCGATGCTGCAGATCGACCTGGAAGCCGTGCGTGCCCAGTTCGCCGGTGAAGAGGGCGATGACGACGACGTGGTCGCCGAGCAGGTCGCCGAGGTGGTGGAAGCCGAAGAAGGCGAAGAGGGCGATGACGCCGACTTCAGCCAGGACGAGCCGACCGGCGCGTACATCTTCATGGCCACCATGAAAGGCACCGTGAAGAAGACCCCGCTGATCCAGTTCACCAAGCCGCGTTCCAACGGCCTGATCGCCCTGAAGCTGGAAGAGGGCGACTCGCTGATCGCCGCCGCCATCACCGACGGTTCGAAGGACGTGATGATGTTCTCCAACGCCGGCAAGGTGATCCGCTTCAAGGAAAGCAAGGTGCGCATCATGGGTCGTAACGCCCGTGGCGTGCGCGGCATGCGCCTGGCCGACGACCAGCGCATCATCTCCATGCTGATCCCCGAGTGCCGCGAGGCGCAGATCCTCACCGCCTCCGAGCGTGGCTACGGCAAGCGCACCCCGCTGGCCGACTACCCGCGTCGCGGTCGTGGCGGCCAGGGCGTGATCGCCATGGTGATCAACGAGCGCAACGGCAATCTGGTGGGTGCCGTGCAGGTGCTGGACGGCGAGGAAATCATGCTGATTTCCGACCAGGGCACCCTGGTGCGTACCCGTGTCGACGAAGTGCGCGGCGCTGGCCGTAACACCCAGGGCGTGATCCTCATCAAGCTGGCCGCCGACGAGACCGTCGTGGGTCTGGAGCGGGTGCAGGAGCCGACCGTGGTGGAAGGCGAAGACGACGTCATCGACGGCGAGATCGTCGACGGCGAGGTCTCGGACGAGAACCCAGAAGCAGGCGAAGCTGCGGCGGAAGAAGCCCCGCAGGCCAGCGAAGACTGA
- the rluB gene encoding 23S rRNA pseudouridine(2605) synthase RluB, giving the protein MTDTHENLEELTPAPAGEKLQKVLARMGVGSRRDVEAWIEEGRVKVNGAVATLGQRVGDRDAIAVDDRLLKREKIEEHVRRVLIYNKPEGEVCTRDDPEGRPTVFDRLPRLRSGRWINVGRLDINTTGLLMFTTDGELANRLMHPSYEMDREYAVRVRGEVDEEMIERLKAGVMLEDGPAKFSDIQEAPGGEGFNHWYHVVVMEGRNREVRRLWESQGVVVSRLKRVRFGPVFLTSELTMGRYREMGQRELDILSEEVGLAPVALPAVSTKTKEKVERQERKLGKKLAPSERPGRGSRTRTERAEGERPQRAPRPAAGERPARAPRDGDERPARAPRGDDTRAPRKPRDVGSDRPARAPRDAGDRPARGPRSDAGEGRAPRKPRDAGGDRPARAPRDGAERPARGPRSDAGEGRAPRKAPSDRPAREQGAPLAERPGKPARKPIAKRRPQAAGDGMRPGFKR; this is encoded by the coding sequence ATGACCGACACGCACGAAAACCTTGAAGAACTTACCCCAGCCCCGGCCGGCGAGAAACTGCAGAAAGTCCTCGCCCGCATGGGCGTCGGCTCGCGCCGCGACGTCGAGGCCTGGATCGAAGAAGGCCGCGTCAAGGTCAACGGTGCTGTGGCCACCCTCGGCCAGCGCGTGGGCGACCGCGATGCCATCGCCGTCGACGACCGCCTGCTCAAGCGCGAGAAGATCGAAGAGCACGTCCGTCGCGTGCTGATCTACAACAAGCCCGAAGGCGAAGTCTGCACCCGTGACGACCCGGAAGGCCGCCCCACCGTGTTCGACCGTCTGCCGCGCCTGCGCAGCGGCCGCTGGATCAACGTCGGCCGCCTGGACATCAACACCACCGGCCTGCTGATGTTCACCACCGACGGCGAACTGGCCAACCGCCTGATGCACCCGTCCTACGAGATGGACCGCGAGTACGCCGTGCGCGTGCGCGGCGAAGTCGACGAAGAGATGATCGAGCGCCTGAAAGCCGGCGTGATGCTCGAGGACGGCCCGGCCAAGTTCAGCGACATCCAGGAAGCGCCCGGTGGCGAAGGTTTCAACCACTGGTACCACGTGGTGGTGATGGAAGGCCGTAACCGCGAAGTCCGCCGCCTGTGGGAGTCCCAGGGCGTGGTGGTCAGCCGTCTGAAGCGCGTGCGCTTCGGGCCGGTATTCCTGACTTCCGAGCTGACCATGGGCCGCTACCGCGAGATGGGCCAGCGCGAGCTGGACATCCTCAGCGAGGAGGTCGGCCTGGCGCCGGTCGCCCTGCCGGCGGTATCCACCAAGACCAAGGAAAAGGTCGAGCGCCAGGAGCGCAAGCTCGGCAAGAAGCTGGCGCCCAGCGAGCGTCCGGGCCGTGGCTCGCGTACCCGCACCGAGCGCGCCGAAGGCGAGCGTCCGCAACGCGCTCCGCGTCCGGCCGCTGGCGAGCGCCCGGCCCGTGCACCGCGTGATGGCGACGAGCGTCCGGCCCGCGCCCCGCGCGGCGACGACACCCGCGCGCCGCGCAAGCCGCGCGATGTGGGCAGTGATCGTCCCGCCCGTGCTCCGCGTGACGCAGGTGACCGCCCGGCCCGTGGCCCGCGCAGCGACGCTGGCGAAGGTCGCGCTCCGCGCAAACCGCGTGATGCCGGCGGTGATCGTCCTGCCCGCGCGCCGCGCGATGGCGCCGAGCGTCCGGCCCGTGGCCCGCGCAGCGATGCCGGCGAAGGCCGCGCTCCGCGCAAGGCACCGAGCGACCGTCCGGCGCGTGAGCAGGGTGCTCCGCTGGCCGAGCGTCCCGGCAAGCCGGCGCGCAAGCCGATCGCCAAGCGTCGTCCGCAGGCTGCCGGTGACGGCATGCGTCCGGGCTTCAAGCGCTAA
- a CDS encoding TRZ/ATZ family hydrolase, giving the protein MPTEKVPLDLLLFPTWIVPVEPAGVVLRDHGLGIRDGRIALLAPRAEALRHPATETRELPGMLLSPGLINAHGHAAMSLFRGLADDLALMTWLQEHIWPAEAKWVGEDFVRDGTELAIAEQLKGGITCFSDMYFFPQVACEVVHKAGVRAQISAPVLDFPVPGARDADEAIRQGLALRDDLKHHPRIKVAFGPHAPYTVSDDKLENILMLAEELDAGIHMHVHETAFEVQQALEKHGERPLARLHRLGLLGPRFQAVHMTQVNDEDLAMLVETNSSVVHCPESNLKLASGFCPVERLWQAGVNVAIGTDGAASNNDLDLLGETRTAALLAKAVAGQATALDAHRALRMATLNGARALGMEQETGSLELGKSADLTAFDLSGLAQQPVYEPVSQLIYASGRDCVRHVWVGGKQLLDDGRLTRLDEERLIAVAGEWGRKIAGG; this is encoded by the coding sequence ATGCCGACCGAAAAAGTCCCGCTCGACCTGCTGCTCTTCCCCACCTGGATCGTCCCCGTGGAGCCCGCCGGCGTCGTCCTGCGCGATCACGGCCTGGGCATCCGCGACGGCCGCATCGCCCTGCTCGCCCCGCGCGCCGAGGCCCTGCGCCACCCGGCCACGGAAACCCGCGAGCTGCCGGGCATGCTGCTCTCCCCCGGTCTGATCAACGCCCACGGCCACGCGGCGATGAGCCTGTTCCGCGGCCTGGCGGACGACCTGGCGCTGATGACCTGGCTGCAGGAGCACATCTGGCCGGCCGAGGCCAAATGGGTCGGCGAAGACTTCGTCCGCGACGGCACCGAGCTTGCCATCGCCGAGCAGCTCAAGGGCGGCATCACCTGTTTCTCGGACATGTACTTCTTCCCGCAGGTCGCCTGCGAGGTGGTGCACAAGGCCGGTGTGCGCGCGCAGATCAGCGCGCCCGTGCTGGATTTCCCGGTGCCCGGCGCGCGCGACGCCGACGAGGCGATCCGCCAGGGCCTGGCGCTGCGCGACGACCTCAAGCACCACCCACGCATCAAGGTAGCCTTCGGCCCGCACGCGCCGTACACCGTCAGCGACGACAAGCTGGAAAACATCCTGATGCTGGCCGAGGAACTGGACGCCGGCATCCACATGCACGTCCACGAGACTGCCTTCGAGGTCCAGCAGGCGCTGGAGAAGCACGGCGAACGCCCGCTGGCCCGCCTGCACCGCCTCGGCCTGCTCGGGCCGCGCTTCCAGGCCGTGCACATGACCCAGGTGAACGACGAAGACCTGGCCATGCTGGTGGAAACCAACAGCTCGGTGGTGCATTGCCCGGAATCGAACCTCAAGCTGGCCAGCGGCTTCTGCCCGGTGGAGCGGTTGTGGCAGGCCGGCGTCAACGTCGCCATCGGCACCGATGGGGCGGCCAGCAACAATGACCTGGACCTGCTCGGCGAAACCCGCACCGCCGCCCTCCTGGCCAAGGCCGTGGCTGGCCAGGCCACCGCCCTCGATGCCCACCGCGCCCTGCGCATGGCCACACTGAACGGCGCCCGCGCGCTGGGCATGGAGCAGGAAACCGGCAGCCTGGAACTGGGCAAGTCGGCCGACCTGACCGCGTTCGACCTCTCCGGGCTGGCACAACAGCCGGTGTACGAGCCGGTTTCCCAGCTGATCTACGCCAGCGGCCGCGACTGCGTGCGCCACGTGTGGGTTGGCGGCAAGCAGCTGCTGGACGACGGCAGGCTCACCCGACTGGATGAGGAGCGGCTGATTGCCGTGGCGGGCGAGTGGGGTCGGAAGATCGCCGGGGGCTGA
- a CDS encoding YciK family oxidoreductase: MFDYSARPDLLKGRVILVTGAGRGIGRAASLAFAAHGATVLLLGKTEDYLNEVYDLIVAAGHPEPVVIPLNLETTQPHQYDELAATIEQEFGKLDGLLHNASILGLRSPIEQISTENFTRVMQVNVNAMFSLTHTLLPLLKLSEDASVVFTSSSVGRKGRAYWGAYAVSKFATEGLMQVLADECEDISSVRANSVNPGATRTAMRAHAYPGENAFNNPAPEEIMPVYLYLMGPDSKGVNGQAFNAQD, from the coding sequence ATGTTCGACTATTCCGCCCGCCCCGACCTGCTCAAGGGCCGCGTCATCCTGGTGACCGGCGCCGGTCGCGGCATCGGCCGGGCCGCCTCGCTGGCCTTCGCCGCCCACGGCGCCACCGTGCTGCTGCTGGGCAAGACCGAGGACTACCTCAACGAGGTCTATGACCTGATCGTCGCCGCCGGGCATCCGGAACCGGTGGTGATCCCGCTGAACCTGGAAACCACCCAGCCCCACCAGTACGACGAACTGGCGGCCACCATCGAGCAGGAGTTCGGCAAGCTCGACGGCCTGCTGCACAACGCGTCGATCCTCGGCCTGCGTTCGCCCATCGAGCAGATTTCCACCGAGAACTTCACCCGCGTCATGCAGGTGAACGTCAACGCCATGTTCAGCCTCACCCATACCCTGCTGCCGCTGCTCAAGCTCTCCGAGGATGCCTCGGTGGTCTTCACCTCCAGCAGCGTCGGCCGCAAGGGCCGTGCCTACTGGGGCGCCTACGCGGTATCGAAGTTCGCCACCGAAGGGCTGATGCAGGTGCTGGCGGACGAGTGCGAGGATATCTCCAGCGTGCGCGCCAACAGCGTCAACCCCGGCGCCACCCGTACCGCCATGCGCGCCCACGCCTACCCGGGCGAGAACGCCTTCAACAACCCGGCGCCCGAAGAGATCATGCCGGTCTACCTGTACCTGATGGGCCCGGACAGCAAGGGCGTGAATGGCCAGGCGTTCAACGCCCAGGACTGA